A single region of the Methanococcoides sp. AM1 genome encodes:
- a CDS encoding winged helix-turn-helix domain-containing protein, whose translation MGKTMQQIVSIGEAISHPLRLKLLYMLSEREWYVYELAKELNVSRQVLYLHLKRLEKAGFVESDLRLEDDDMRAKKFFRLKEFDVSLDIEDLRTFFE comes from the coding sequence ATGGGAAAAACAATGCAACAGATAGTATCTATAGGCGAGGCTATTTCACATCCTCTGAGACTTAAGCTTCTCTACATGCTTTCAGAAAGGGAATGGTATGTGTATGAGCTTGCCAAAGAACTCAATGTTTCCCGGCAGGTCCTGTATCTTCACCTAAAGCGCCTTGAAAAGGCCGGATTTGTGGAAAGTGATCTTCGTCTCGAAGATGATGACATGAGGGCAAAGAAATTCTTCAGGCTCAAGGAGTTCGATGTTTCACTGGACATCGAAGATCTAAGAACGTTCTTTGAATGA
- a CDS encoding cytochrome c — protein MTVPIARTLISIGIILMVAGCVNVYDERSDAMNREYGWHDPGYMYPEQYEPMPGSNIITDFSSNGEMIYYTGLNEKEQQIPVSGGPHWLYVHGGSCVSCHGIDGKGGVPIMMGTVIPSDITYEALTSEGEHEDEHEEHPPYTDETISIAIREGKDPSGEELDYTMPKWDLLDEDMEDLIEYLKII, from the coding sequence TTGACAGTACCAATCGCCAGAACACTGATCTCGATCGGAATTATATTAATGGTCGCAGGATGTGTAAACGTTTACGATGAACGATCTGATGCAATGAATCGGGAATATGGGTGGCACGATCCCGGATACATGTATCCGGAGCAATATGAACCAATGCCAGGTTCGAACATTATTACAGATTTTTCATCGAATGGAGAAATGATCTATTATACCGGTCTTAATGAAAAAGAACAACAAATACCGGTTAGTGGCGGTCCACATTGGTTGTATGTCCATGGTGGCAGTTGTGTAAGCTGTCATGGTATTGATGGGAAAGGTGGAGTTCCGATAATGATGGGAACTGTAATACCTTCAGATATAACCTATGAAGCCCTGACTTCTGAAGGAGAACACGAAGATGAACATGAAGAGCATCCACCATACACTGATGAAACGATCAGTATTGCCATAAGGGAAGGAAAGGATCCTTCTGGTGAAGAACTGGATTACACAATGCCAAAATGGGATCTTTTAGATGAGGACATGGAAGATCTGATCGAATATCTGAAAATAATTTGA
- a CDS encoding ferredoxin yields the protein MADKENKVAENIPGQFYVDEGCIGCRLCTNDAPDNFKMTEDESNAFVFKQPEKDSEIKDCENAIDSCPVDAIGNDG from the coding sequence ATGGCTGATAAAGAAAACAAAGTAGCTGAGAATATACCCGGTCAGTTCTATGTAGACGAAGGATGTATTGGATGTCGCCTATGCACAAATGATGCTCCGGATAACTTCAAGATGACTGAAGATGAATCGAACGCATTTGTCTTTAAGCAACCAGAAAAGGATTCTGAGATAAAAGATTGCGAGAATGCAATAGATTCATGTCCGGTAGATGCGATCGGTAATGATGGCTAA